A region of the bacterium genome:
GATTTTTGTGAAACAAGAGTTACAGGGATCGGCGACCGCGTATGCGACAACGGAAGTGAGTTATGCGGTGGGGATGTTAACTGGGACGGGACTCATGCTCTATTTCGGAAAACGGTTCAAGCGGGGTAAACTCCTACTTTGGGGGATGTTTTTCGACGGTGTAACCTTCATTCCGATTTACTTCATCGATTCGTTACTGGCATTACAAATCACATTTGTTGTTCATTCGATTGCTATTCCGTTTTTAATAGTACCACGGGCGGCAATCATTCAGACTATTGTACCGGAAAATATGACTGGACGCATCTTTGCATTGATTAATCTGGCGGTTGTCGGTGTCACAGCTATTTCGGCGGGAGTAACGGGGATAGCGGTGGAATCGTTTGGAGTCCGGGTGGTGTTTGCCGCAATCGGAATCGGCGGGGGGATTTGTGGTGTAATTGGGTTGTGGTTTGCCCGTCAACTCCGAGAAACGGCGTGAGATTGCTCACATAAGTATCCAACTAATTATAAAAATATCAACGTATCTCTATTGTATCTGTCGAAATTCTGTTATACTATTAGTGTTCGCATCGAATATTGCTACAATGGTTGTTAGCGTACGCGCCGTAGAGTAATCGACTCAACTTTGACTTGAAAACTACTTTGCTTTCGGAAGCTTGATTCCTGAGACGGCAAAATCACGAAGACCTAAACAAGGAGAAAACGAATGAAATTATTACGTCTGGTATTCCTCGCATTGGCGTTGACCGCAGCATTAGCATTCACCGGTTGTGGTGAATCCGATGACGATCCGCTTTCACCGAGTAATGCCCCCGTCGCACCGACCGGCTTGACGATAACAGCGACAAGCTCATCGGTTCATGTAGTTTGGACTGCCGCCACCGACGCCGATTCGATTTTAATCGAACGCGCTGAAGGCGCAGCCAGCACAACATTTGCGACGATCGCCCGGTTAGTGGGAACAGCATCTTCCTACCACGATATGAACATCATGACGGCGACAACGTACCGTTACAAGGTTACTGCAAAGAATTCGGTGGGCAACACCTCCAGTAACATCATGAATGCGACCACGTTAAGCGTTGCGACTTGGCAGTCGGATAGCGACAACCAGTACGACGGTAATTACTTCATCGCGGCTTACAATGATACCGATTCCGCGATGGTAGCAAAAGTAATCCCGAATCATACCGGAAAACTTCTCAAGGTTAAAGTCATGTTCGGGAATTGGAATGCGGGTGGCGTTTTTCAAAAGACGAACGTTATTGTTAAGGTTGTTACCGGTGCGATCAATGGAACCGCCGTATATACAACAACTGTCAACGCTAATGACATCGTAACAAATGGTACCGGCAGCTTCAACTGGCAAGAATTTGATTGCTCTGCATCAAACATCACGATTACCAGTGGAACCAATTTCTGGGTAACCGTAACACCGGTGTTTACCGATTTCACATCCAGCAGCACCCAAAGGATGTATATTTCGTCCGAACAGAATTCCCCATCGACCAACCCAGTGGAGACTTGGGTTCTTAGTCGTGATGGATCTTCAAGCCGGATAACGGATATGGACGTAGCAATCAGCGCCATTGTCGAGTACTAAGATTCCGATACATTTGAGTTGATGTATTTTTCATATATCGACTCGATGGAGTTAAATAGGGGCGTAACACTACGCCCCTATTTCTTTTTCGGTAGGACAGACACTCTTAAAACCTTTGATTTAATCATTGTCTTGTTTTTGTGAGGAACGAAGGTCGCAACCTTGTGCGACCGCAGTGACGTGGCAATCTCAAAAGGCAGACTATGGTAGCCGCGGGCTTTAGCCCGCGTTTTCCCGAAATGACACTCCTGCGCGGGCTAAAGCCCACGGCTACCCTGTAATGAGACAGTTTACTGTGTATCAAAACTACTGAATGGCAAAACTCACCGATACCACCGCCATAATTTCCTTCTCTTTCGTTGAGGTGTCGTACATCCCGTAATCGGAGACCTCATTAGAATTCCGTCGCGTTACTTGAAACACCCCCACTTTTGCATTCCGGATCGAACCGACTTTATTGCCAGTGCCTAAAGCAATTCGCTCGGCACGCAACTTGGCGTCTTTGGTCGCATCGGTCAACAAATCAAGCCGGTACTCATTCAATTTAATCACCAAGTACTCGAGCGGATACGATTCGAGCGGTAATCCCTCTAAAATCAGATCATTCGCTTTTTGGGCTATCGCTTCCATTTTCACCAAATCACCGGAGCGCACTTCAAATTGCAGCATCATCCGATAGCCGTTCACCTTCCCGGTTTCACCACCATCGCGGGAGAATTGGTACAGCGTTATCGTTTGCGGCGAACGAAAACTATATGCCGAATCGGGCAACCCCTGTTGCTGGAAAAACGCGCTCAGCTGTTCTTGATACTTTTTGTATTGCCGGTAGGTGTCGCTGAGTTGAGAACCAGTAGCATTTACGCTGCCGCGCCACACGACATAATCAGAGACAACCGGCTTGCGGGCAGAACCGGTAACGGTTATCGATTCGCTGGTTGTACGAATACTGGAAATTCCACCGGATATGATGGAAGCGCAGATAATAGCGACTACCGAAACTATCACGATTGGTATCAAAGGAAAATTCGCTTTCTCACTCATCGTTACCTCACTTTTGGTTGTTTGCATAGTTATGTTTGGTTGCGGGATGAATCCGGAACACCGTTTCGTCGACGTCGATGGGGAGTTTCGGGTAGGGTGACGCTTCTACAATGATACGAACGGTTTTACGGACTTCAGCATTTACGACGATGATCCGCTTCCAGTGTTCCCGTCGAATCGGAGCGGGGAGTAGGAGTTCGCAATTGGGATGAGTCGGCACATCGGGGGGGAATGGTTGTTCTTCCTGATAGTGCTGCTCATGTTGCGGTCTTGTTATGTCAAGTACTTGTTTGGCAAAACAGTTTTGCAGTAGTTCGGTGTGTTGCTTGCCATTCTCTACGGATAACAACTCTGCATCCTTAATAGCAGCGCCAAACGGTGCAATCGAAAAAGATTGCCATTCGAGTAGGGTTGGATCGAGTTCAATCGCAATCCACTCGTTACGCCAATTCTTTCCACTCAACCGAAAGAGATAGGAGGCAGGAATTCTACCAATCGCAACATTAACGGCATCGTTTAGCGATTGATGAAGATCGTAGCGGTTACGGTCGTGGATGTATCGCAATGCCCCGTCAAACCCATAGCGAGCCAGTAATCCTTTGTAGGAATCGACTGTGCCGAAACGGAGAATTTCCGGCAAATTCATCCGAAGATGCGTCGCATGCAGCAAGCGCAAGGCGGTTAATGGAGTTCGTTTTCGGAAAAGTGATTTGAGATAGGAGAACATTGTTGTCTCATTACCTCGAAAGATATTGCGATCTTATGCAGCGAAACAAGCAAAGTTCACTCGCTATGCAAACAACCCAGTATGGGTAATCAGAACGCAAAAATGCAAACAGGGGCGTCGAAGCGCCCCTTGCAAAATAGTGACATGATCAATGATGGCTTAGGGATTCGGAACCGTAATAGAGAGGTCATCGAATAGCACCGGTCCCGAGGTGGTCGTCCCATACAAACCTACCGCAATCGGAGTTGGATTGGAAAACGTGGTTGAGATGAGTCCCGACCAGATATCGACATCGTCGATTCGTACTAAAACATTGTTACCGTTGACTTCGCATTTTAGGTTGTAAGTCTGGTTAGGATAATAACTAACCCAATCACCGCCAAGATAGGAGGGCGTTCCGTTAATGGTCTGAATAACGTCCCACCTGCCGGTAAAGTAATCAAGTCCGATCAGTAAGTAATTACGCTCATCAAGAAACTTGGGCAAGAATGCGACCCGTCCGAAATCGTAACTGGTTGCCAAAACATTAACTTGGAATGTGCCATCGCCAAACTCTCGATCCAGCAATTGAAATCCGAAAGTCCCATAATTACTTCTTCCAATTACTTGCATTGCTTGATTCACCGAGTCCCAAGTAATTGAGTTGTAACCAGAGTACTCTCCTAAGCCAGCCAGCAATCCAATAAATTGCCAGTTGCCGGTAACTTCATCTTCGGAGAAATCGCTTTGATACAACAAGTTTGAATCAGGGATAATCGTGACTCTGGTCTCACCGATGGTTTGATGGGCGCGGTCGCTCACCGTTACCCGGATGGTATAATTACCGGTGATTCCAGGCGCTACCCATCTCACCGAGGGACCGCTGCCGAGGATTTGTCCGATGTTGGTCGACCACTGGTATGTCAGAAAATCACCATTCGGATCGTATGCGATACAGGATAATTGCGTGGTATCGTGTACCGATACTTGACTTGGTGTTACCCACACCCGCTCGATAATTGGCGGGTAATCGATAGTGCCGGATGGCAACACCCGTACTAAAACACTATCGCGTGTTGTATGAAAACTGTCGGTGACTGCGACACTGATGTAATACCTTCCCGTGTCAGGCGGTGCGATCCAGGTACATTGATTTCCCGATGCATGACGGATCTCACCGAAGCGCGCCGAAAAAGCAAAGGACAACAAATTGTCGTCGCCATCAGGATCGTAAGAATAAGCTACAATCGAGAGTGAATCGTTTTGTTCAACGGGATTTTGACTCGCTCGAACACTATCGATTTTCGGGGGGATATCCATCAATCCATGACGCAACACCGTTATTGTAACATGTGAAGAATCGGTATGATAATTATCATAAACATAAACGGTGAGCGTTGCCTGCAACGAACTTGCCGCACCGGAAATTACAGGTGCTACCCAACGGGTTTGATGGTCAGTTGTATCGATTATCTTTCCAACACTCGCAATCCAGTAAAACGATAACGAATCGTTGTCGGCATCGCGTGCGTAGGTGTCAAACCATAAGGTGTCCAGCACTTCACAGGAGTCATTTGAATAATCGATGCTATCGATAATGGGAGTGCGGTTAAACCAACCAAAAGGAAGCACATTCACTTCGATCGTATCGACATTCGTGTGCCAGCGGTCGCTAACCCAAACAAACAACTGATGCCTACCAGTATCCTGCGCTAACCAACGAACCTCAAATCCGCTGGTATCAAGCAATCCTCCCCGCGGTGCCATCCAGCGGTAACCGGTAATCGGATCGCCATCATCGTCGTTCGCGTTGCAGCGGAAAGTAACCGTATCGTTTACTTGAATTGTATCCGGCCAAAACTGAACCGAGTATATACTCGGAGGCTTATGTGTCTCATACGGCGTAACGCTTTCCGTTGTACACGACCAGAGTATGATTGCTGCGATTGCCGCAAACGAAATGGGAAACCAAATAGAACGTTTCATTCCGTTCAATCCTTTACAACAGTTATTACTGGGATACCGTCGGTTGCTCGACTGTAACAGCAGGTCCACCGGTTGTCACATCGAGCGAAATCGTAATGTTATCGCCGTTGCCAAGATCAGGGATAGTGAATCCGCAAACGCCGTGGGCTCGATCCCACGAAATGTTCTGTGGGTGATTACCAAGTACTTCCGCCGTTGCGTTGACAGTAGAGAAGTCATTCGATAAATAGACCTCGACGTAAATATCGCGCAATGGGATTTTTCCGCTGTTTGTTACGCTTATCCGAATACGACTGCGGGATACGATTTTTGCCGACACGCGAATATTCTGCCAACCGGCAAAGCGATCAATGACAGTACTAATCGACGAGCGCCAAACCCCCATCGAATCCATTTGTGACACAAGACGAGGTATCACTTCCTTTACATTGTTCCCATCGAGAGCGGGATCGATGATACCGAGGTACAAGCCACCGGCGTTCGCTACTCGCCGCAAGTCACTATTCATCGCTTTCGATAAATCATAGCCATTCTTCATATCCCGGTATTCATACCACTCCCGCATCGTGAGGACATACTTGGGAAATGTTGCAATTGGCGCTTTTCGGGAAAAAATCGACCACCAACCGCCGGCATTTACGATGGTGCTCGCAGGACCGTAATACCGGGGACTTGGATTGCCAAAGACAAATTTCAATTTGTGGCGAGCCGCCGCTTCGAGTGTTAATGCGTCATAATTCCAATCGGAAGTGAATAGTCCAACGGGTGGCTTGCCCGTCATCTGCTCGATCCGTTTCACTTTATAACTAACACTGTTGGTTTGGTCACTGAGACTGTGGCCAGCGAAACTCATGCCGGGACCGGCATCAATGACGATGTCCACCCCTCCGTAGGAGCCGCGATTCATCCCCGGTGGTTGAAAGTCTGCATCTAACATTAAATCGACATGGGCACCGCTGCTCCGTGCTAACTCCAATGTTTGTTGATAGTCTGCGGTTGCACTACGTCCTTCCAACAACATTGCGCCGCCAGCTTGGTACCCTTTCGGCCAAACTTGCACATTGATAAGTGGTTGACCATGCAGCCAAGCAATACTGTTGTGGAGAATCTGGTCGAAGAGATCGCTGTTATCTTTATTGTCCTGAACAATGTCCGGGGTAAAACTGTACCAGACAAACTTACCGCGCAGATAGCGGCCGTGCATGATCATACTGCCGGCACCCCAATCGGTATCGACTTTTTCCCGCCAGTAAGGTTTGAACCAGGTAGCATCACTCTCTACCCGGGTTGTCTCAACGGGATTCATCGTTACGCTACCGTTGTAAGTAAAGAATTCAAGGTGACTGCCGGGTGTTATCATGGCAGTAATCGGGCTACCACCATGTAGTACCATGCTAGTACCGCCAGCGGAATCGCGTACTTCCTCCGTGGTAATCGAACCTAATACTTGCTCAAGAAAGTCGAAACCCACCCAGTTTCCTGTTTCGTCACGACAGCCAACCGACCAACACATCAGGACATTACCACCATTTGCCAAGAAACGTTTTATCCCATCGCGCTCATCCATTGAAAGTAAAAGTGTGCCGGGCAGAATAAGGACCTCATACCCCGTCCAATTGCGGGTCAAATCAGGCTCTTCGATTATCTTGTACTTGATGTCGCGATTGAAAAGTGTTTCTTTCCAGTACTCAAGCATCGATGGCGTTTTATCACCCGCTTGTATCTCTTGCCATGCCTCGACAGTTGATCGCCCTTCGCGGCGTTTCACCCCTTTAGCATACCACAGCGTATCGACTAACGGCCAAAGATCGTTGCGTCCGGTATATGGCCATTCCGTGGTGTCATCTTTTACTAAGTGGAGGTATCGTTCTGTTCGCAACGGGTGAACCAATAAGGCTTGCGGCATTCCGCTCCAACCTTGCGGTACCGACGCGGCATTGTTACTGCTCGACCATAGCGAGAGTGAGAACTGGCCATAGATGTAATGCATGACTTGACTATAGCCCCACCATCCAACGACAAGGAGGAGGATAGTGAAAGTCACCATCCGCAACATGAAGAACCGGCTGCGGCTCCCGTGCTCGGAGGTTTGTTCGACATCCTTTTCGATGTCTTGCTTGGAAGGATGTTTCCGATTACTCACGGTACCTCACCTATTTCCAGTGATCATCCGGATTTTCAAACTCCGGCTTCGAGGGTCTTCCCCCCTTGTGTCCGGGATCATTATAGACATACTTACTCGCGGAATCCGTTTCGGGAACTCCAAGTAACGGCAACCCGCCAGGTTTGTCGCCGGTTTTTTTGGCGGTTTTCGTAGGTTGTAATCCGGCATACATCCGAACTGAAGTTCGGAACGCCTCCACATTTTCCTCTTCCGGCTCTGGTGCCGGAAGCGACGAACGCATCGGACTGGGAGCCCCGTAAATACCTGTATCGTGCTTATCGAAATCCAATGGCTTGCCGTCAGCAGTCAACAGGCTTTTCTCGGTTCGACGCGAGAAAAAGAAGTAGTATAACGCTCCGCCTAAAAAGATGGCTGCAATGATAAAAGCAAGTTTAAAAAACTTGAAAGGAAGATCACGCGTCTTCTGGTTATAAAGACCGCCGCTTCCTTTTACTAACAAGGCAGTAAAATCATCGTTTGCTTTGAGCTTGGGCAGATAAATCATATAGCAACTGTCGCGAACATCGTAGGTGCAGCTTTTCGAGATCGAAGCAAGCATCATTTGCTCTACGGGAATCGTGCGTGGTGCTGCTACCCGCAAAACGACATTCTCAACAGGCTTATCGCTGCGGTTCGTTATCATAAATTTTAACGACGAATCGGTTGCTAAAGTTGCGACCTGTAGTGCCTCGCGGGCTTTCATCCAGTTTGTTACTTCGCGGGTGGTCGCAATCCAGATGTTATCGTGTCTTTGTAATTCTTTAATCACTTGTTCGACAACCATCGTCAATTCAGGTTTCGACAGCATCTGGCTGTGGTAATTCAATCGGTACAAGCCGCGCATATCATGTATTCGTTCAAAATCTTTTATCATTATTGCAGACATCGTCGCCGCGTCGCTGATTTTGAACCGGTCTACTAAATCGTAATCGTCTAACTCCCCCTTCGGGTACGTGACCAATCCTTCTAATGAACCCGGCGAATCGGGACGCCAGCGGGGGTAGTCGCGGTCTGGAACATCATCGGCCATCAAGTAGTCGAGACCGGTCATCCGAACAGCGGTCATCGTAAACTGGTTATAGGATAACTCTGGTGGACGGAATCCCGTCGGACGTTCCGAAACTTTCGATACATATTCGATTGCACGCTTAAGTCGTTGGACTTGTTGATCGAGTGATTGTTCGCCGAACCGGTCGTGGGTGTCGCCATGTAAACCCAATTCACCACCGTTCTTCACCAGCCGTTTGATTACATCGGGGTGTTTCATCCCCTCTTCGACTAACAAATTGAAGGTCGTTTTTACGTTGTACTTCTCAAACAAGTTGATGATGTTTTCCACATTAGCGAACTGGTCTTCGATATCACCGTGGATGATAACCGCACTTTCGCGTCCTTTCGGCCAAGCCTCCACACCAACTGCCGATGCTCCCATTAGCCATTTAAACATCTGGTGAAACATGGGTTGATAGACTTCGCGGTTTATTGAATCGGCATGCATCCCATCGATGTTAGCACCGAACCAAACGACTCTTCCGCCTTGTGGCAACTCACGAACAATCAGTCCCGCTTCTCGTTTAATAATCGATGGATCGCGTTCGAAATAACCATCGGTCGACCAATATCCAGCGATGTCGCGTTTGCGATCGACATTTACTTTCATCGGAACCACGGTTGGTGATAGCCGTAGATAGTAACCGGGGGGAACGTTTAATGTAATCGGGGTTCCAAATCGTAATTGTAGAGCCGATGGTTTGCCAATTTCGATTTCAGTGTCGAGTGGTTCGGCTCCGAGTAGTTCCGCTAAATCGCGATAACCGCGCCAGCTTCCATCATTGTTGCGACAGGAAATCGCCCAAGTCGCTAATACGCCGCCACCGTTATTCAGAAAGCGTTTGACCTCCAGCCATGCTGCGGAATCGAGACAAACGGTTCCCGGTAAAATGATCAAGTCATACTTCCGCAAGTCGCCTAACAATGCATTTTCCGGTGCTTCGGTGATATTATAATAACCACCGAGTAACAGATCATTGCGAAATACAGCACCGTAGTTCAACGCCATTGTCGTATCGCCTTCGTTCATAAACCGCGAAGTAGCATTGGGGCGAACGAGCAACACCCGATTGTGCGTTTCGGCAGCGAATCCGGTTAGTGTGAACAATAATGCGGCAAGTATGGCAAATCTTCTCATTGCTTACTTCCAAGAAGGTGAAGTGTCGTTACCGGGAGTGGGATGCCGCGTGTCTTGACGACCCGGAGGCGTATACAACCGGGGTGACAATTGTGGCGGTTCCTCTTCGACGGGGGCCGGAAGAGCCGCTTCCGGGAAGTACCGGCCATCGCCTGCCTCGAATGTTTTCATAAATGCTTGCTGAGCCGAACTTAATGGTGGCAGCGCTGCTGCCGGTTGCCGCTGCTGAGGTGCCACCGGTTGCCGCGACGCCGGATATGCTAAATCGTCATAAGAGTTCGCCGGTTGTACAATCGGGGTTGGTTCTTCAACCGGTTTTTCGGCAATCGGTGCCAACGGCTGCAAAGGTGCCTTGCGACGCTCTTTTAGCCGGAAAACAACATATGACGCCACAGCCACGATAAAAGTGATAATCGTGATGATAAAAATGACTGTGGACAGAATCGGAATCAAATCCATTATTTTCTCCTACTCAAACGCTGCCGTGGATTTACCAGAGCGTTGAAAGCCAATTGCGCTCACACGCAAGATTGCGGAAGCCGTCCGCTTACTTTTTATTACAACCTGCCAACCCGTTCGAGTTTGCCCCAGCTCATCTTGATACCGAGCATCTCCTCGACCGTCGCCATCAGTTTTGCCATATCGATCAACTGAATGAAAAAGAATCGGTAAATTACCGCCAACGGTACTAAACGTAGTTGCTCTTTTTCCATTGCAACTGAGTGCATTGCTGCAATCGTGTCGAGAATCGTTAACTGCACCCACCAAAGCACAATCAACGGTGACATCCCCCAAATGATAGCAACAATGATGAAAAGCAAATTCGCCATGGTATTCATACCGGGCCATAAAACCGATTCGACGATCATTTGCCACATCGTTCCAACGACTCGCCAACCCGCACCAGGATGAAATAAATACTTCCGGTGCTTGCGTAGCGATTGTAAAATTCCGCGCGTCCAGCGATAGCGTTGCTTCAAGAGCTGTAGCAATTTTTCCGGCGCTTCGGTGTAACTGATAGCATAGGGTTCGTAATCGACCTTGTAACCATGTGTAATCAGTTTGAGGGTTAGGTCACAGTCTTCCGCGAAGGTATCGGCTTCCCATCCGCCAACTTCCACCAACGCGGTCTTTCGGAACAAGCCTATTGGACCGGGAATAATGTTCACCGATTGCAAAAATGCTTGAGCGCGCCGGGCGAGGTTTAATCCTTCGATATACTCCAGCGCTTGTAATCGGGTAAGCAGATTCACTCGGTTGACTACTTTCACATTTCCAGCGACTGCAGCGATTTTCGGATTCACAAAATGCCGCATTGCCATCCGTAATGTTTCCGGAGCCAATTTGCTATCGCCATCCATACAAACGACCACTTCGCCGGTTGCGTCGCGAGCGCCGTGATTCAACGCATGGGACTTCCCCTTGTTTACCTGGGTCAACACCTTGACTTCGACCGGTCCGTACACTCCTTGTTGTCGGCCTTGCATAGTGCGTGCGATCGCAAGAGTATCGTCTTTCGACCCATCATCGATAACAACGATTTCATAGTTAGGGTAATCAAGCGCCAGCAGCGATTGTACTGACTTTGCAATAACTGGTCCTTCGTTATACGCTGGTACTAAAACCGAAACTTTCAGTAAAGGGTACTCATATTCATCGCTTGCTTTTTCTCGCGAATGGTGCAGATACGAGAGAAAAATGAGCGATAAGTATCGCGCAATCAGTACGAACAAGAATAGCAATAACGATATAATCGAAACGTTTACGATGATGTTTGGCACCGAAAACTGCGAACGTAGTAAAATGATGTAAGTTGCAATGGTAATCGAGCCGAAAATGACCACTAGAATGGCGACAACAAAACCATACCCCCACTCTTTTGAGGTCGTTTTTACAGCGGCGTCGCCGCCGGTTACAGGTTCGATTTTTTCCGCTTCTTTTACTTTTCCGCTGGATTCCGGTACTTTTTCGCCGTTTATTTTTCCAGAGCCGTTTCCATTGATGGCTGGCTGCTCATCGGTCGGAGTCGACCTCGGAGTTTTTTGCCACCAGCGACGGCGCGGTTCGACATCGGTTGTTTGACTCATACCGTATTCCAATACTTAAAGGTTGATGACCGCAGATGCGGCGACGCCAGAATAACTATACTCGCCGTCCGTGCGAATTGTCCGTAAGTATGAGTAAGCAAGGCCAACATTAATCCGTTTGCTTACGCGCACATTCAATTCGCCACTCATGTTTTTGATCGCATCATTTGTCTTTTGAACCCGGCCGACACCGCCGCGGATTGTGTAGTACCAACGAGGAAAGGAGTTATGTAAATCGATCCAGCCACCTACTGTCGAGTAGTCTTTTGGCGCCCAATACCCAACCGCTTCTTTTTTCGCATCCACACTTTCAACGCGCCCTCCGAGCGTCAGATACGGCTTGAAAAGATAACCGGCTTCAAACCACATTTCGGTTCGGGTATTTCGATCAGAAATCTGTAACTGTGAAACTTCCCCCTCGGCTGTCCATTGCTTGTTAATTTCGTAAGTGCCAGCGACGCCGATTTTTTCCGTGGTTAACTCTTCGCCCCATGTCTGCAGTTCCTTGGTAGCACCAAGATCAAACATCGCTTCCTGCTTCGAGTAATAAGCGCGGCCAATGAATCCCACTAATTCGGGAACATCCTTGAAATTGTGACTTACGTCCAGCCGGATACCTTGTGCAACCTTCTTTTCAAATTGATAATTTCGATACTCGACTGAACCTTGTGTCAGTTTATCGAAACTGTATTCCAAGGCTCCGAAGCCAAACCAGCCAAGCTCACGGAAACCATCTTGCTCGGTTTCGGTGGTACCGGTTCCAATTTTCGCTTGGGTCCGAAGATTGAAACTAAACGTTGTAGCGGCTAATGCTTCACGCATAAAGAAATTTGAATTATCGGATAGTGTCCGGGCAGACGAAACAAATCCGCGGAACAATGGGCCATTAAGCGATTGCAATGCTTTACGGGCCTCCGATGAACGGGGGTTTAATGCCAATACCCGGTTGTAACTTTCATAAGCGGAGTAGACATCGCCTTTCCAGAAATAAGCGTTCGCGATGCCCATTTGGCATTCTGCCGATTCCGGATTCAATCGCAGAGCTCGCTCAAACTCACTGATCGCCCGCTCATTATCGCCGGACCAGGAAAGCACTTGGGCGTAGCGATAACGATACTCAAAATTCATCGGGTTTTCATCTGCCAAGGTGCGGTAAATATCGCCCGCTTCCCGGTACTGTTTTGCATCCGCTAAGATACTTGCTAACTCAATCTGCGTATCGGGATCGCTTCTTCTCCGTTCTAACACCAAGCGGTATTGGGCAACTGCTTCGGTTGCCTGTCCTGTCTGTGCCAGCAGTTTTGCATACTCAATCCGGGCATCGACATCGTCTGGCTTGAGTTGCACTTGCAATTTTGCTTGTCGGATTGCCTCTGTTTCCCAAATCGTACGGCGGGTCGCAATTTCCTGTTTCATCAATAACAACCGTTTATCTTCCGGCTCGTTGATAAGAAGTTGCGTAACCAGTTCGTTCGCTTCGTAAAAACGCTTGGAGTCGAGATACAACCCGGCAAGCCGACGCATTAACGTTGGATTTGTCGGATCGGCTTTTAGTTTCTTCTCGAGTTGAAAAATGAGTGGTGAAATATCCTGATCGATCATTGTTAAGCCCTGTTTGGCGTCGGAGTTCAATGAATCGACTTTGAGAATATTGTTATATAGTACCCGCGCTTCTTCAAAATTGCCTTGCCGCCGGACCGCTTCAGCGAGACCGATTTGTGTATTCACATCGTCGGGGTGGATCGTTAAATCGCTGCGGAATATTTGTTCAGCCTCGGCAACATCGTCGCTGCCATAAAGCAAACTGTTTGCCAATCCGAGTTGCGCATCACGATTGCCCGGG
Encoded here:
- a CDS encoding MFS transporter encodes the protein LFTATSLFYFGSFLFIFLIRVQEPRVAVQEDHSGWKDIRQGLSYAAKHPILLPLFILTVADNLLIMGPATVGTPIFVKQELQGSATAYATTEVSYAVGMLTGTGLMLYFGKRFKRGKLLLWGMFFDGVTFIPIYFIDSLLALQITFVVHSIAIPFLIVPRAAIIQTIVPENMTGRIFALINLAVVGVTAISAGVTGIAVESFGVRVVFAAIGIGGGICGVIGLWFARQLRETA
- a CDS encoding fibronectin type III domain-containing protein — translated: MKLLRLVFLALALTAALAFTGCGESDDDPLSPSNAPVAPTGLTITATSSSVHVVWTAATDADSILIERAEGAASTTFATIARLVGTASSYHDMNIMTATTYRYKVTAKNSVGNTSSNIMNATTLSVATWQSDSDNQYDGNYFIAAYNDTDSAMVAKVIPNHTGKLLKVKVMFGNWNAGGVFQKTNVIVKVVTGAINGTAVYTTTVNANDIVTNGTGSFNWQEFDCSASNITITSGTNFWVTVTPVFTDFTSSSTQRMYISSEQNSPSTNPVETWVLSRDGSSSRITDMDVAISAIVEY
- a CDS encoding SIMPL domain-containing protein (The SIMPL domain is named for its presence in mouse protein SIMPL (signalling molecule that associates with mouse pelle-like kinase). Bacterial member BP26, from Brucella, was shown to assemble into a channel-like structure, while YggE from E. coli has been associated with resistance to oxidative stress.); translated protein: MSEKANFPLIPIVIVSVVAIICASIISGGISSIRTTSESITVTGSARKPVVSDYVVWRGSVNATGSQLSDTYRQYKKYQEQLSAFFQQQGLPDSAYSFRSPQTITLYQFSRDGGETGKVNGYRMMLQFEVRSGDLVKMEAIAQKANDLILEGLPLESYPLEYLVIKLNEYRLDLLTDATKDAKLRAERIALGTGNKVGSIRNAKVGVFQVTRRNSNEVSDYGMYDTSTKEKEIMAVVSVSFAIQ
- a CDS encoding polysaccharide deacetylase family protein, translating into MRRFAILAALLFTLTGFAAETHNRVLLVRPNATSRFMNEGDTTMALNYGAVFRNDLLLGGYYNITEAPENALLGDLRKYDLIILPGTVCLDSAAWLEVKRFLNNGGGVLATWAISCRNNDGSWRGYRDLAELLGAEPLDTEIEIGKPSALQLRFGTPITLNVPPGYYLRLSPTVVPMKVNVDRKRDIAGYWSTDGYFERDPSIIKREAGLIVRELPQGGRVVWFGANIDGMHADSINREVYQPMFHQMFKWLMGASAVGVEAWPKGRESAVIIHGDIEDQFANVENIINLFEKYNVKTTFNLLVEEGMKHPDVIKRLVKNGGELGLHGDTHDRFGEQSLDQQVQRLKRAIEYVSKVSERPTGFRPPELSYNQFTMTAVRMTGLDYLMADDVPDRDYPRWRPDSPGSLEGLVTYPKGELDDYDLVDRFKISDAATMSAIMIKDFERIHDMRGLYRLNYHSQMLSKPELTMVVEQVIKELQRHDNIWIATTREVTNWMKAREALQVATLATDSSLKFMITNRSDKPVENVVLRVAAPRTIPVEQMMLASISKSCTYDVRDSCYMIYLPKLKANDDFTALLVKGSGGLYNQKTRDLPFKFFKLAFIIAAIFLGGALYYFFFSRRTEKSLLTADGKPLDFDKHDTGIYGAPSPMRSSLPAPEPEEENVEAFRTSVRMYAGLQPTKTAKKTGDKPGGLPLLGVPETDSASKYVYNDPGHKGGRPSKPEFENPDDHWK